One genomic window of Sporocytophaga myxococcoides DSM 11118 includes the following:
- a CDS encoding ATP-binding protein produces the protein MVSPFKSEYSPRLFTGFALSIGLIIVILVMYYRSSKNLTNNFSLVEHTYEVIGHLDAIEIKCRETENDVKGFLFQGDSTIILKFRQNSDFVEKELEELDLLIPDIGLQRRRFDEFSDLVEDKERLLENIINYKQSAEQLDLHKTLLKNVNEKFVAIRFIKKKMKDEEKVILNSRKNTAYKNLKDTDRIIIVAGVISILMGFIGIFAINKDIQRRRKIERNLTVLNENKNKFFSIISHDLRSPLNSIKGLTQILSEAKDKKSWKEADEVIDMLSLASSRASELLANLLEWSLSQMNKVVINKEYCDISSVANNICEIMEHTAQRKNIILNNKIEKGTIAFADKNMLETIFRNLISNSIKFTREGGVISLTSESFSKEVLLSVKDTGVGMSREMIDQILRIETRTSTKGTAKEEGTGLGLLICKDFIEKNGGRLEIKSIIGKGSVFSFSLKKFE, from the coding sequence AAAATCTGACGAATAACTTTTCTTTAGTTGAGCATACTTATGAAGTGATCGGACATCTGGATGCTATTGAAATAAAATGCCGGGAAACTGAAAATGATGTGAAAGGATTCCTTTTTCAAGGAGATTCAACTATCATATTAAAATTTCGACAAAACAGCGACTTCGTGGAAAAGGAACTGGAGGAGCTGGATCTGCTTATTCCCGATATTGGTCTGCAAAGAAGGAGGTTTGACGAATTTAGCGATTTGGTGGAAGATAAAGAGCGACTTCTGGAGAATATAATTAACTATAAGCAATCAGCAGAACAATTGGACTTGCACAAAACACTGCTGAAAAACGTCAATGAGAAGTTTGTGGCAATCAGGTTTATAAAAAAGAAAATGAAGGATGAAGAAAAGGTTATTCTAAATTCCAGAAAAAATACCGCTTACAAGAATTTAAAGGACACTGACAGGATTATTATTGTTGCAGGAGTAATTTCCATATTGATGGGCTTTATCGGCATTTTTGCTATTAATAAGGACATACAAAGGAGAAGAAAGATTGAAAGAAATCTTACAGTGCTAAATGAAAATAAGAATAAATTTTTTTCAATTATCAGTCACGACCTCCGTTCTCCGCTTAATTCAATCAAAGGGCTTACACAGATTTTATCAGAAGCCAAAGATAAGAAGTCGTGGAAAGAAGCTGATGAAGTAATAGATATGCTAAGCCTGGCCTCTTCCCGAGCGAGTGAGCTATTAGCCAACTTACTGGAGTGGTCCCTTTCTCAGATGAACAAAGTTGTTATAAACAAAGAATACTGCGACATCTCATCAGTTGCAAATAACATATGCGAAATTATGGAACATACTGCGCAACGAAAGAATATTATACTTAATAATAAAATTGAAAAAGGCACTATTGCGTTTGCTGATAAGAACATGTTGGAGACGATTTTCCGAAATCTGATTTCTAATTCAATTAAATTTACAAGAGAAGGTGGGGTGATCAGTCTTACTTCTGAAAGTTTCTCTAAAGAAGTTTTGTTAAGTGTAAAAGATACAGGCGTGGGAATGTCCAGAGAAATGATAGATCAGATTCTAAGAATTGAAACACGAACCTCTACAAAAGGAACTGCAAAGGAAGAAGGAACAGGTCTTGGCTTACTTATTTGTAAAGATTTTATTGAGAAAAACGGAGGACGCCTGGAGATTAAAAGTATAATTGGCAAAGGAAGTGTTTTTAGCTTCAGCCTGAAAAAATTTGAGTAA